The Falco biarmicus isolate bFalBia1 chromosome 7, bFalBia1.pri, whole genome shotgun sequence genome contains the following window.
TCTGcccttttattttataaaactgCTCTCGTATTTCTGTGCCTTTCCATAATAATAGCTTCTTATATTGCAAATACTATGGATCTGATATACAAAGTATTTCAGCAGGAAGAATATACTGTTATCAAAATCACACCTTTGTAGCTCTCAGCTCATTTCTGAACTTCTTGCTCCTCCCAGTCACTGTCCTTTCCCCCATACTTCCCTCTCTGTCCCTCCAAACACAGATCTTTCTTTGTAAAGAAAGTAAGAGAAATTCCCCAGcaacacatgaagaaaaatcacaggacAGTTGTTACCTTGGCGGCCCTCATCATTGGTAAACAGGCCAGTATCACTGCTGCTGCACACACTGCTGGTTTCACTggaacaaaaacaaacagaaaaacccacCATTAAAATTGTGGcagatacaaaacaaaaaatgctttattacaTTTTACTGCTTCTCTGAGCCCAAAATACTTTACAGATCTCACAAAAATTGCATTTCAGATACATGGCTGGCTCTAGCACGGGACATAATTGCTTTCTGTTAAAACCTACCAATACTGCAGCACTTGAAAGTAGAATCCTGTATCTAGTCTAGGTCTAAGTTATCAAAAAGTAATTAATACAGTGGCATTTGCCTCAGGTACTAGAGTTAATAACCTAAGTATGACATTGTCTGGAATACTCACTAGGAAATTAAGTGCAGTTAAAAACTCTGTCCTTGGGTCACTTAACAGTTATTGAAAACCCTCTGAAGTTTTCTACTTCACATTCCTTTTCTCAAAAATGTTATACATACACATAACCCTCCCTTCAATCTACagcaacttttattttatttggagggaagagcagctggtaCCTTCACAACTCTTCAGCTAAATACCTTAGCACAGCATGacttcctgctgctgaatgcaAACTCATTAAAGCACGCTTTGCATTTGCTGAAGCAGTTACAGGAGACTTAATTCTTGAACCAAAGAATTAAACTAGATATTAATGCGTAGAAAGCCGTTAATTGACTGTAAAGCTGGATGAACATTTGTAGCAGAAGTACATGCTCACGTTAGTCCCAAGCATCTGATGGCTTTAATGCTGATACTAAACGAATCCTTGGACGCTTCCAGCAATAATTCCTCTGATTTAGCTGAGAGGTATCAGAACAAGCAGAAGCTACTTACTGCCCACCCTCTTCACACTAAGGCCTTATAACTCAGCACTACAATCAATCTCCAGTCAGGGTGTGCTGTCAGAAAACATCTCTGGGTCCCTCTTTCCCAGGGAAATTGGATCATACTATACACCAGTATCAAATGGAGACCCCTTGACTCAAAAGGCTGAAGGATGAGGGACCACAAGTTGTGTCACCCCAAAGAATTGCAGGCACATAGTAAAACCCCATTTTGTGAGCTTGTTACTGCTCTTAGAAAATCCACTCTAAAGTGTAGCCAAATCAACTCATCATGCTGGGTACCTACAAATTCTGCACCTTCATTACTGTATAAAGGCCATTTAAACTTAAAGGATGAACAGTCTGTACATTATTCCCACATTTCAGTATGTAAGTTAATATCAGCTTTCAAATCAATCCTTTACAAAGTTTGGCCATCCATGCACCCTCCCACATATACACCACAGCAATTAAGGCCAAGGGCTGAGAACCATGAGTCATTAGTTTCGTTCCTAGCTCTCCTACCAACTCACTGTACGACCCTGGGCAAATCTCTTAGCGtgtctgctttcccttttgaaaGCCTTGGATTAACAGTCCTCACAAGCAGCAGATGCGAGGATTGAGTGACTGCTTCATAAGGGTTTTAGCATCCTCAGAGGAAAGGTgcctgagaaaggaaaaagcattgtCAAGATTCCAGATCATATTAACAGTACTTTAAGCATTCTGTTGTACTGAGAGCTCTTTAGTTCCTTATAGATAGGTACACATTACTGGCAGTGCTTCACTGGAACAACCTTTCACTGATCTCACCTTCTTCACCACCCCTTTTATACTTCAGGGCTGAACACAAACTAGACTCCTACACAAGCCTTTCTGCAGGTCCAGTAAGCACTGATTAATGACCTCCACTTGCAAAGGAGGCTACTTACCTTAACCATGAAATAATGAATGCTATTGATCCGACAAGCTACTGCTATAGAGTGTTATTGATCACCCAATCTTTGGTTAAAATGGTCCTCATTTAGCAATTTCACTGTCGCAAACACCTGGAGCAAAGCATGCTTATAATTAAATAGTTTGGGGGAGTTAAAGTGAGAGGTGATGGACAGAGATCTCAGGTTTCCCCCATTTATTCTTTGGCCTGAGCTATTGTTTGTGTCAGGAGGGATATtgattttctataaaaataagaaaacaagaggcactgaggggctgcagaaggtcaggctgggctggagaaggaggggaagctGAACACTCTGTCTTTGTCACTTGCCTTCCAAGAGAGaggaattttttctttacagagacTGGCCTCCAATTCATCAGCTTAGGCTCGTGACTGCCACTGCAGGCTGTCACCGAAACAGCTCCCCCGCAAAGGGTACAGCGACTGTACCGCATGCTCAGGATAAGCACTGGTGACACACCCAGGCCAGAAtactgtactggttttggctgggatagagttaaatttTCCTCATAGCAGctctgtgttttggatttgtgaccaaacCTGTGTTGGTAACACAGTGATGCTTTAgttattgctgaacagtgcttaaACAGCACCAAGGCTGGCCCTGTTTCGcacactgccctgccagtgagtaggctgggggtgcacacaaagctgggaggggattcagccaggacagctgaccttAACTGACCTCAGGGATATCCCACACCATAGGACATCATACTCAGTCACAAAAGCTGAGGGAAAGGtggaggaaaagggggaaattTGGAGTTacggtgtttgtcttcccaagcagtACACGactgagccctgctgtcctggaaaaGGCTAAACTTCTGCCTACAGATGGGAAGCAGCGAACAAattgtgctttgctttgcatgcatagcttttgctttacctatgaAACCGACTTAAGgcacaagttttctcacttttactcttccgattctctccctcatcccactgcaggggagtGAGAGAggcggctgtgtggggcttagctgcTATccaggttaaaccacaacaaacacaTCAGCATCAAGCCAGTGAAGTCACATGGCACTGGTGGGTCAGTACAACTGCCAGTTTGAAAAGTCACGTTAAGAGTTATGGCACTTCAGCAGATTAGGAAAACCTCACATCTCTCACTAGTAAGCACATCATTCAAAGTGATTTTTCAGACAGCTCTTGTACTACGGTTTGTTCTGCCCTCAAGCCAAACCCAGACCATTCTGGGAGTGCTCGGCTTAAAccaacaagagaaaaaaaacttcagcaccctcttttgcctttgctttaTTACGGCTGCAGGCTACCTCAAAGAATTAAGGGACAGAAGGGCACGTTACTTCCAACAGTCTTAGCAGTTAATTGTCACCTTTGTACAAATATACAAATGGCTACTTAAACTAAGACCACTTGCTTCCTCTGTTGTTTCTACAATCATTTACAGATTAGGCTCTGAGTCATGTCATTACCCGATTTAGCACAACCATCGGAACTTTTCATGTTCCTGCACATGCTTCCTTCTCTGAAGCTCATCTCTTGCTATGTTTGGCAAACAATTTCAAAGATTTCATTTCACACGCACTTTGAATCATAATACTGCAGCACATCTTCACCCAGGAAACGACTGGGCACAGTCCCACAAGCAGACTATGAAAACTACCTCCTCATTAAGGATCCATATACAAAGCGTTCTCAGGGAATGGAGTTTATCTACTGAATACAGTAGGTTTTTGATCTGACTTCGGATAAGGCACCTTctagaaagcagagaaaatgctgGATGTTTTAGCATTTACAGAGATTCATTcctacataaaaaaagaaaagcaaatgtcaatggaggggaggaaaaagaaggtgaaaaaagaaaagaaaaagttctgaATATACAACTTAGTTTGCCTAAAAACACATTAGTTTCGTGACACTCCCACTGCCAGAGGGATGAACAGTAGTGGAACCAATTCAGTACCAAAGCATTTCTTAAGCCACCAGATCACCACAGACTGCTTCCAAGTGCCACAAGCCTTATCAGTCATTTACCCTCTCATCAGCTTGTGATGACAACCATACCACTTGCTCTCCTAGGCATCcgattttcttcttccttcctcaggATATGACCTTGTCATACATCTGTGCAAAGTACTTCTCTTACAGTACCAGAAAAAACAGCTACAGCACAGCAAGAGCGAGGTAAGCACAGCCAGTTTCACTCTGCTGCTTGCAGTGAAGGGCTATATTTAGAGCAGCGGAGACTAAAGCATGATCCTTCACTGCCATGAGGGATATTCTGCAGTGAAGAGGGGTTTATGTATTTGTCTCTCCAACTTTGACCCTCCCTAGTGAGTCACAGCACAGATCACACATGTGGTGTCGGAGAGGTCAAATATTCCAACCCCTGGCTTTCCAAAGAGAATCCCAAGGATTGGCAGCAGATGGTAAATGACATTTGATGCAGACACTCGCACAATAATTAGCTTGAGAGCAAGGGACAACTGAGAACAAAGCAATCTCCCAGCATGGTCCTCAAGTAACAGTCCAGACAAAGCTGTTTATTTACTCTTTCAAAGGCTAGCACAAATAAAGGCTGGATGAAAGCCTGTTGGTTTAAGTTCAAGTCTGACATGATGGAACGCACTTTGACTGGGTGAAAAAATCCTCAAGGAACACTGTCTATCACTGCCACATCAGGTAAGGGTATCTCTCAGTCCATCATCACTAACATGCAACATTCAGGGGCTACTCAGCACATTCCTTCTCCTGGACTACCAGCACATAGCTCTGAAAAGATAAAAGCACTTTTCACAACTAGTAGCAAAAAAGCATTCATTAGTCTCTTGAAAAGGCCCACTTCACACACACTTTTTAAGCAAACAATAGCCACTTTTTaagaggggcagggggaaatgACCACTTTTTTGCTACTTCCAACCTGTATCTTACCGATTTTACTGTATCAGTATGACACAAATCATACCAATTCAGTAAAAACACAATAGCAGTCCCCTGGATCAGGACAGTGAGGATGTATTACAACCTATGCTTTACACAGTCTCCCAGAAAATACCCTTGAGAAGTTTGCACTTCCACCTACTATCCACAAAGCTCTCCATAACCAAGTGCCACCTGCCCACTCTGACAAACTGCAGGAGCTAGACATCCAGAACACTTAAATGAACTCAACATATGAACAATTATACTGGATCAAACACTTACACTTTCCAAATCCACTGTCCACTGTTTGATAGCACCTATTACAGTGGATACTTGAGGAAAGAGCAGGAGAGCATGACAAATACAGACCAACTGTTTCCTCTGTATATTCCTCCAGCTTCTAGCAGTCAGCAGTTAAAGGACTTCCTGAGCCGATCATCCATCTGGGCTGTAATGCTTAACAGCCCCTGATAAATCTCCAGATTCTGCCTTCCAGAATGTCCCAAAGTAGAAATCCGAACCTCACGTTTCATGAAAAAAGAatactctttctttttcattttaaatgtttcctcAGTGTCTCCTGATTCTTACACAATGATAACTAGCAAATAAATAACCCTATTCACTATGCCATTCATTAACAAATCTCCTCCATTTGATTCTCAGCAGTTCTTTTCTAACCTGAAAAATCTCTCTGTACAGAAGCGGTTTTATTACCCCAAACTTTCTACAGTTTGGGTATACAAGGAATAAAATTCACAGTCAAGGGGAAAACTTCCCAAGAGTGACACAAAAGTTCAGACCGTGACATTTACATATCTCATTTTCATCCCCTGTATGAGATTCTGCCACAAATTCAAAGTTCTCCAAAACTGGACACGAAGACATGCCAGACTCCATTGTTTGCACAGGCTCATCCTGTAATTAATGTAAGTTTCCCCAAACTTCTTTATCGTCTCGCCACATTTTCCTCATAGCTAGCCTTTAAGGACCTTATTCCAGATCCAGAGCAGAGATGCAGAACTGCAAACAAGATGTTCTGATTGAGGTTCACACAGCACATGCACAGAGGGCTAGCGGTCAGGATGGGCAATCTGATCTGTTCTCTGTTACTACTTATGGTAAATTCTAAAAACAAGAAACTGAGATAAGTTCCTATCAATCACACAACACAAGTGCCAACGGTGGATTAACTCTCCAAACCTCAGGACACCAGTATGTCACTTTAGCTGCCCAGCCACAGACATTTCAGAGGGCTCCTTGTGTAACAGAAGCCAGAAACGTTATCAGCTTGCCAACTTTTCAAGGAAGCTGTTTGGGTCATCAGTACAGCATAGACAAGAAAGACTTGGAAAAAGTCTACAGTTTAGAAGTAGCTGAGATACTTCTCCTCTTCAAAAAGAGAACAGCGCTGAATAATTTTGATAAGAACCTCTAAAAGCAAGGTATAGGATTTACAAGCAGCTGTAGCACAAGGAAGCCATCTGACTAGCACAAGGAAGAAACCCAAATCTCACCATTCCGACATGTTTTCATCAGAGCCCTGCTTCTGTTCATCAGCTTCACACTCCATCcgctccttccttccccctttgcTAAGGAAGGGCCTGTTCTCTCCTGATTCACAAAGGCCATGACTGGAGGATGTCCAAGGGGCATTTTCTTTCCAGCGTGAAAGACGCTGTTTCTTGGCTGACTTGAACCTGCAGCCCCTCTCATAGTTCCACTCTGACACCCTGAGCTTTTGCTGGAGACTGGCAGCTACCTCTGATGTCACACGTTTGACTTTCCGTCGGCGCCTGAGAGGTCGGCAGGGTGCATTCTCTGTAAAGGAGTCTGACTCATGCCATGAGTGTTGCTTGCTCCTCAGGGTGGCACTAAGAGCTGGGTGTCGTTTCACCACTGCCATGTCATCAGAGTCACTGAAATTGGCTGTCAGCACTTCACGGCAATCCTTGACAGCTTCGTCCAAGCTTGACTCTGAAGCCTCACTGTAGCAGCAGGCATGCTCTGCCTGATGTGTGAAGTCTGAGCGTCGTTTACGACCCCGTCTCTTGCGAAGCTGACGTCGCTGCTGCCGTGGGCTTAGGGCCATCTCTTCCCATAGTTCATCCAgcttgttttgttctgaagtcTGCTCTAAGGCTGAGGCCAAGTCATGCACCAGTTCATCCATTGGCAATGACtactaaaaataacaacaaacaaTTACCACCAGACGTAAGTGCCAACACATCACTAGACTACGGTATGCTACAGCTTTTGTCACGTTAACTAAGTCACACACTTACTTTGGAGTTGCTTAGGTGAACCCAATGCGGGACAACTGCTGCTTCTTGGGCTAACACTCACTCCTTCCTTTTGCAAGGGTTAAATCCCTCTTCTAACCATGGTAGCAAAGATCTCGCTCCTGCAGCAGTTGGGTCAAGTGCTCTGTGTCTGAAAAGGCCTTAAGGTTGCATCTTTTGCATTACAGCAACACACGCTGTTACACATCTTAAGGGTATGACAGCCTGCAACTAGCTCACTACCTGCTGTCGGTAAGCCACAGAGAAGGGTTAGCCTGCCCGGCAAACAGATCGAGTCTTCCAAAAAgtagaaaagcagcaaagctgagaGTAAAACAGGCGGTAAAGCAGACAGTTTGCAAGCCAGCGCCACTTCCAAGAGCAAAACAAGTCGCGCGGGACCCTGTGCGTATGAGACCGAGTCCCAGCTCCTACTGCCAAAAAATCCCACCCCTCCCACCACAGGGCTGTCAGCGTGCCAGTCCCGGAGCGCTGGCCAGATCCCTCACCCGCGCCttgcggcggcggcggcgccggcgggacccctccccccaccccccaccgcGCTCAGAGACACCGCGCCCCCACCCCGGTGAAGCACCTGCAGCCGGCAGGCCGCCCCCCTACTCCGAGCGCCCTCAGGGAGCCGGCCACAGCGTCTCCCTCCCCCGAGGAGAAGCCGGTGCTTCTGCCggacaccccccgccccccgccgccgcccccacggccccgccgccccgcgccgggcctccccccggccccgctcaccGGCCAGCGCCCCGCTCCGCCAGCCCCGCGTCAGCGGCGCTTCCGGCCTCCCCGGGCCACTtcctccccgcccgccccgcctgAGGGGCGGGTCCGGAGCGGCGCAGCGGCCCCACGGCCGGgccagcccccgccgccgcacCCGCCCCTCGGGCCCGGCCCTCCTGCCGCGCCCCGCCGTGGGCGCCGGGACAGGCGGTCACCGGCCGGCGGACCCTCGCCCTTCAGCTGCCCGGGGGTCGGGCCGGGGCTGTTCAATAGGCAGCCGGTGAACTCGGAGCACAAACTCCGCCGTCTGGCTGCGGCACCCTAATTGCGTACATCAGGGTGGAAATTACGCATCTCCTCAAGTAAACCTCACGGCGGTGTTCCCCCCTCCTCAAGCCTCGCACCTCTCCTGTCATCCTGCCCATTTCACACGCCACCCGCAGCCATCAGAGTAACGCCAGCTGTGACCCTGCCACCGTCCACTTTTGCTTAGCATTCCCTTTTATTTCTCATCGTAatgtggtttgttgttggggttttttttgttatttgggggggggtggctttttttttcgtttgtttggggttttgtgttaGTTTGGGTTCTTTTAACCCAGGTGGCTGTATTCACATTCAAGCCCAtactgcttcatttttcaagTGACATTTTACCAGGCAACGTACCAAATGCTTTGCCAAAGCCCAGATACATTATGTTCGTGGCATCCTCTTCACTAATTTTGTAAATTCAATCAAAGGAAATAATCAGGTTTGTCTGACATAATTTGTTCTCTATAAATCTATACTGCTTCTTATTGCTCATAGACCTTTTATCCTTTGAtttttacatactttttttttgtgcctcTATTCCATCGTGTCACCAGGATCAGAAGTTACTCTGAAAGGGTGATAATTGCCAGGATCACTGcttcccccctgctcccccaccaccaccaccccccccaaaaaaaaaaaaaaaaagaccagtaCGGCGCTTGCTTTTCCTCAGTCCTCTGGCACCCTCCCTAGTTTGTCAAGATACttcaaaaaccaccaaaaccttGAGTTTGCTGTTGATTCCTACACCCCAATACGATAGCTGTAGTTTTGCTTCACTGAGCTTTCTACATGTCCTTTCTCTAACTAGTCCTTTATGTTGGTCTGAGCTGTCACGTTAACATTTTCATTACCTTTTAGTTCTCTGAGACATTTccttggaaaagaaatattaaaagaagaaaaacgGTCATTAGGTAGATCATTTTTATCCCACTCTTCCAATAGCTGACTTCATTTAAGTTACTTTCTGCTCACCAATTTGTCTGTAAAATTCtgtccttttgtctttttaactctttctgtGACAGTAACTACCCTACTTGCCTGCAGTATTTTGTCTTCCCTGCCAGTTTCCTATTTGCAATacaggagttttctttttactctcAGATCTGAGAGCAAATCCCTCCTAAAATCTAATCCTGTTTCACTGCTGCAATCCTTTTTCATGCTTCAGGATATAAAACAGCTACAAAATGTCTGGGTTAGAAAGAAACTCCCCTGATGGGAAGGTTATTCTGTAAACATCCACTTCAGAGCTTCTTACCCCTTCATTTCAAGCACTGGGTACTGGCTGCTGTTCCAGGCAGGATAACAAATCAGACAAACAATTGTGTACAAGAAATCCTGCGTTCGGATGTCCTGGGGAGATGGCAGCAGATGCCCACtctaatttgtctttttttcccttcattttcccAACTAgttctctgctgtttctgttggtCAACACACTGTTTTGCAACTGGTATAATCTGCACTTTACCTATGcaatttttttgccattttcaaCACTTCTAAAGAAATTTCAGCAGATGTTGGCAGTGTTTGGCTTGAGTAAAGGCAACAGCCTGGTGTATGGGGTTGGTTTTCTGGGACAGGGATAGGGCAAAAGGGAAAGACAGGGtgaagctgcttttgcagctgctaGAGTCCCAAGAACTAAAAGGGTGCGGCAAAGGAGCATTGATGTGTACagggaaaaatcagaaaactggGAACAGGAGTTGGAAAAATGTAACGAAGCAGTTGTGCCAAACTGGTTTTGAGCAGTTTGTGGTATTTATGTCCTGTCTTACAAGGTTCACTCTGACACGGGCCAGTGACCATAAATTTTGAATCCTTGCCTGCACTCAACTCCATCCCACGTCCCTGGCAAATTATTTACTCTCTGCACAGTTTGCAGGTTCCCAGCATGGACAAAGTGAACTGGCCTGTCTCCTCAGCACgagttttgcttttgaaatgctcAAGGGATTCAAAATGTTCAGCACTCTTACCCAACTGGAGTGTTATCGGTCACTGGGCATTGTACGTGCAGGTTTCTCTTTGCTGCCCAGAGGCTGTGGTCTCCAGTGCTGAACTGTTGCTGGACCTGGAGATGGGAGAGGAGATGTTAGCAGTGAGGGATGTTTTGGAGGTGACCAGGAGGGGAAGCTGGGCTGGTTGCTGGCAGCGCGGCGTGGCAGTGCCATGGCCCAGCTCCCTCTCCAGCGGGCAGCCGCAGAGGGACAGCCCAGCAGGACGGGGAGAGCAGAGGGGTCACTGCTGTACCCCAGCAAATGCTCTGCCTGGTCCCATGGTGCTTCTCAGCGAAACCTTCCAGgggttaaaaggaaaaagagagacagaaagggGACAAGAGACAAAGGGAGGAATAAAGTCAAAAAATGTGCCGTGAAGCTTCTTGCAGCAAAACGCAGAGAAAGTCATTTCCAACTTCTTTCATCTCGGAGATGAAGCCACTAAATAAAAGGGCAGCGCAGAACACAAGGGCTTTTAATCTGTCTCATCTCCTTCATAATAACTGCAAATTTTCCCTGGGCTCCTGGGAGTGAGCCTCTTTCCTCTGTCTTTGCCTTATCTCCCCCCTCCATATTTCACAGCCGGCTCGGCTCCCCTCACTCGGCTGCCCCCGGCCTAGTCTCTGCGAGGCCTGTGGGAGCCGCCAGCTCCCAGGGCCTCATTGTTCCCGGCTTGGGAGGAAGCTCAGGGAGGGAATTGAAGGCAAGTCAAAGGGAAACGGCATCATCGCTGCTTCATTAATGGGAacctttcagcagaaaacataTCAGAGCGAGGTCTTTTCAGAGGCAGTAATTAGCAATTTGGAGCCTTCCCCCCTCAGGAGATGCAGCTGCGATCTAACAAGTGGGAGCAGTGCTCGCCTCCTTTTACGCTTcatatttattgtttttcattttctccatcttCCTCCCATTgtccagcctcctcctctctgccagATAAGGGCCCTTTATTAATCGCTCCcttttaattcttcattaatGATAATAACTTTCTCTGGTGCACGGAGAGGAGTTAATCTTTCCTGGGTATTGAGAAAGGACAGGGCTGAAAGGGAGGGAGTGAAGAAGTGCATGGTGGACAAGGCTGTACCGCCAcgcttccctcccaccccaacaCCCGGAAGGAGTTGCTGAAGGCTTTGGCTGCCGAGCTGTGCCTTGGAGAGGCTCAGGCTGTCGGCTTGGTCAAGCTGGGTGGGTTTGGTGGGATGCACCCTGGCTCCGAGATCCAGCCCTTACCAGAAACAGGTATACATGGGCCGGAGGGAGAGACCTCTGTGTGTCTTtgctaaaaaaccccaccgCATCTTGGTGTGACCAACAGGCTGTGTCTACTTCTCTTCTAAGAATGCTCCCTCAGACACCTTCAAAGCCCAGCTTCCCAACTGCCAACACCGTCCAAGCTTAAACAGCACCTGAAGCACCAACTGCACACAGAGAGTGGACATCTCTGTGAGGTGACTGCCACCGAGCTGGCTCAGCGTggacagcccagcccagcccaaagATAGATGAAgatggcagggaggggaggaggccATCACACAAGCTGCAGCCATGTGTGTGGGGTACAATCAGGGAATATCAGCCCCAAGAACATGGCTAGGAAGGACAGTGCCACCATAGCCAACACGCTCACAAATCTTAGCTTCTCTTCCTAACGTTTTGTGTCTCTGGCTTCACGGGAACTGCTGCTAGTAAAGGCCATGCAACTGATCTTGCCTTCTAGTAGTAACCTCAGTCCTTTCTGGGTAGGGTAGCTGGGCATACCACTACcaattaagaatattttattactaCCAAATATGAGGAAAAAGGGGACAAGTACTACTATCACCAGCATAGGTGGCTCCATAACCTCACTGAGGATTATTAGATTGGCAGCAGTGAGAGATGCTGAGGGAAGGGAATGAACGGCATGAAGAGAACCCTGAAACTACAATACAGGAGCTCAAGCTCACCAGACAACTGCAGAGACAG
Protein-coding sequences here:
- the GPATCH2L gene encoding G patch domain-containing protein 2-like isoform X8 codes for the protein MDELVHDLASALEQTSEQNKLDELWEEMALSPRQQRRQLRKRRGRKRRSDFTHQAEHACCYSEASESSLDEAVKDCREVLTANFSDSDDMAVVKRHPALSATLRSKQHSWHESDSFTENAPCRPLRRRRKVKRVTSEVAASLQQKLRVSEWNYERGCRFKSAKKQRLSRWKENAPWTSSSHGLCESGENRPFLSKGGRKERMECEADEQKQGSDENMSEWHLSSEDAKTLMKQSLNPRICCFETSSVCSSSDTGLFTNDEGRQGDDEQSDWFYEGECVPGFTVPNLLPKWGADHRSEVERIDSGLDKLSDSTFLLPSRPAQRGFHARLNRLPGAAARCLRKGRRRLVGKASKCTPGTTMFKGHQEEAKASCSLHVQPNISNFICPHGCSRVRATSNTIPEIPEL
- the GPATCH2L gene encoding G patch domain-containing protein 2-like isoform X4 — protein: MDELVHDLASALEQTSEQNKLDELWEEMALSPRQQRRQLRKRRGRKRRSDFTHQAEHACCYSEASESSLDEAVKDCREVLTANFSDSDDMAVVKRHPALSATLRSKQHSWHESDSFTENAPCRPLRRRRKVKRVTSEVAASLQQKLRVSEWNYERGCRFKSAKKQRLSRWKENAPWTSSSHGLCESGENRPFLSKGGRKERMECEADEQKQGSDENMSEWHLSSEDAKTLMKQSLNPRICCFETSSVCSSSDTGLFTNDEGRQGDDEQSDWFYEGECVPGFTVPNLLPKWGADHRSEVERIDSGLDKLSDSTFLLPSRPAQRGFHARLNRLPGAAARCLRKGRRRLVGKETSMSTLGTERLGHIVSDPRQKEKNKVLASDFPHTVACAHEFNPLSPLYSLDVLADASHRRCSPAHCTARQANVHLGPPCSRDIKRKRKPAAASMSSPTSATLSVHMDAAESELPATPSLRSQNSEWTGKTPGAEKATIAPSSNFFKMPPEKSPGYS
- the GPATCH2L gene encoding G patch domain-containing protein 2-like isoform X9, whose protein sequence is MDELVHDLASALEQTSEQNKLDELWEEMALSPRQQRRQLRKRRGRKRRSDFTHQAEHACCYSEASESSLDEAVKDCREVLTANFSDSDDMAVVKRHPALSATLRSKQHSWHESDSFTENAPCRPLRRRRKVKRVTSEVAASLQQKLRVSEWNYERGCRFKSAKKQRLSRWKENAPWTSSSHGLCESGENRPFLSKGGRKERMECEADEQKQGSDENMSEWHLSSEDAKTLMKQSLNPRICCFETSSVCSSSDTGLFTNDEGRQGDDEQSDWFYEGECVPGFTVPNLLPKWGADHRSEVERIDSGLDKLSDSTFLLPSRPAQRGFHARLNRLPGAAARCLRKGRRRLVGKASKCTPGTTMFKGHQEEAKASCSLHVQPNIRSCFSDLLFAT
- the GPATCH2L gene encoding G patch domain-containing protein 2-like isoform X7, with translation MDELVHDLASALEQTSEQNKLDELWEEMALSPRQQRRQLRKRRGRKRRSDFTHQAEHACCYSEASESSLDEAVKDCREVLTANFSDSDDMAVVKRHPALSATLRSKQHSWHESDSFTENAPCRPLRRRRKVKRVTSEVAASLQQKLRVSEWNYERGCRFKSAKKQRLSRWKENAPWTSSSHGLCESGENRPFLSKGGRKERMECEADEQKQGSDENMSEWHLSSEDAKTLMKQSLNPRICCFETSSVCSSSDTGLFTNDEGRQGDDEQSDWFYEGECVPGFTVPNLLPKWGADHRSEVERIDSGLDKLSDSTFLLPSRPAQRGFHARLNRLPGAAARCLRKGRRRLVGKETSMSTLGTERLGHIVSDPRQKEKNKVLASDFPHTVACAHEFNPLSPLYSLDVLADASHRRCSPAHCTARQANVHLGPPCSRDIKRKRKPAAASMSSPTSGPASVIFFLQPECPMEVKDTA
- the GPATCH2L gene encoding G patch domain-containing protein 2-like isoform X6; the encoded protein is MDELVHDLASALEQTSEQNKLDELWEEMALSPRQQRRQLRKRRGRKRRSDFTHQAEHACCYSEASESSLDEAVKDCREVLTANFSDSDDMAVVKRHPALSATLRSKQHSWHESDSFTENAPCRPLRRRRKVKRVTSEVAASLQQKLRVSEWNYERGCRFKSAKKQRLSRWKENAPWTSSSHGLCESGENRPFLSKGGRKERMECEADEQKQGSDENMSECETSSVCSSSDTGLFTNDEGRQGDDEQSDWFYEGECVPGFTVPNLLPKWGADHRSEVERIDSGLDKLSDSTFLLPSRPAQRGFHARLNRLPGAAARCLRKGRRRLVGKETSMSTLGTERLGHIVSDPRQKDFWLPSMGKRDRNQFNPLSPLYSLDVLADASHRRCSPAHCTARQANVHLGPPCSRDIKRKRKPAAASMSSPTSATLSVHMDAAESELPATPSLRSQNSEWTGKTPGAEKATIAPSSNFFKMPPEKSPGYS